Proteins from a genomic interval of Lycium ferocissimum isolate CSIRO_LF1 chromosome 2, AGI_CSIRO_Lferr_CH_V1, whole genome shotgun sequence:
- the LOC132046373 gene encoding protein S-acyltransferase 10 isoform X2 gives MGALCGGLSRDTLDRFSDRCLHFLPCLSDPARRSTFCLRIALVMLHLIYVGVLFVFDRDMIHKTKQDPWYTTVYLILFAVTLAQYFITSGSSPGYVLDAMRAVNEADASCNRASMASKQPASSKNGDVVITIDRNQLGRNLLGRGAMAWTKLVMDMYPSGTSLRSVTCSYCDVVQPPRAKHCHDCDKCVLQFDHHCVWLGTCIGQGNHCRFWWYICGETALSLWTGTLYIQFLKSDIAKPCYLILTNQTTYELVRRRRIQYLRNIPERVYPFSKGACRNLYDFCCARSSKYRMEPLPTGQELEEKLRPYTCSDVLSCRCCC, from the exons ATGGGAGCATTATGTGGCGGCCTTTCACGTGACACGTTGGATCGTTTTTCCGACCGTTGTCTCCACTTTTTACCATGTCTATCCGATCCTG ctcGGAGATCGACTTTTTGCTTGAGAATAGCGTTGGTGATGCTGCACTTGATCTATGTGGGAGTTCTATTTGTCTTTGACAGAGATATGATTCACAAAACTAAACAAGACCCATG GTACACAACCGTCTATTTGATCCTGTTTGCTGTTACGCTGGCTCAATACTTCATCACTTCAGGTTCTTCTCCTGG CTACGTGCTTGACGCAATGAGGGCTGTCAATGAGGCAGATGCATCATGTAATAGGGCATCAATGGCCTCAAA ACAGCCTGCGTCAAGCAAAAACGGCGATGTAGTTATTACAATCGACAGGAACCAGTTGGGAAGGAATCTTCTAGGCCGTGGTGCAATGGCGTGGACAAAGCTAGTGATGGATATGTATCCTAGTGGAACATCTCTTAG GAGTGTGACTTGCAGTTACTGTGATGTTGTGCAG CCTCCACGAGCTAAACATTGTCATGATTGTGACAAATGTGTTCTTCAATTTGATCATCATTGTGTTTGGCTTGGGACGTGCATAGGACAGGGTAATCATTGCCGTTTTTG GTGGTACATTTGCGGAGAAACAGCCCTATCCCTTTGGACTGGCACGTTATATATTCAATTCCTGAAGTCTGACATAGCAAAGCCTTG CTACCTAATTTTGACAAATCAGACCACTTATGAGCTTGTGAGACGACGGCGCATCCAATATCTAAG GAACATTCCTGAAAGAGTCTATCCATTTAGTAAAGGAGCATGCAGaaatttgtatgatttttgcTGTGCTCGGAGTAGCAAATATAGGATGGAACCGCTGCCAACAGGACAAGAACTTGAAGAGAAGTTGAGACCCTATACATGCTCAGATGTTTTATCCTGTCGGTGTTGCTGTTGA
- the LOC132046373 gene encoding protein S-acyltransferase 10 isoform X1 — protein MGALCGGLSRDTLDRFSDRCLHFLPCLSDPARRSTFCLRIALVMLHLIYVGVLFVFDRDMIHKTKQDPWYTTVYLILFAVTLAQYFITSGSSPGYVLDAMRAVNEADASCNRASMASKQPASSKNGDVVITIDRNQLGRNLLGRGAMAWTKLVMDMYPSGTSLRSVTCSYCDVVQPPRAKHCHDCDKCVLQFDHHCVWLGTCIGQGNHCRFWWYICGETALSLWTGTLYIQFLKSDIAKPWWLYAIMILLLVTLFFCLIFLLLLLLFHSYLILTNQTTYELVRRRRIQYLRNIPERVYPFSKGACRNLYDFCCARSSKYRMEPLPTGQELEEKLRPYTCSDVLSCRCCC, from the exons ATGGGAGCATTATGTGGCGGCCTTTCACGTGACACGTTGGATCGTTTTTCCGACCGTTGTCTCCACTTTTTACCATGTCTATCCGATCCTG ctcGGAGATCGACTTTTTGCTTGAGAATAGCGTTGGTGATGCTGCACTTGATCTATGTGGGAGTTCTATTTGTCTTTGACAGAGATATGATTCACAAAACTAAACAAGACCCATG GTACACAACCGTCTATTTGATCCTGTTTGCTGTTACGCTGGCTCAATACTTCATCACTTCAGGTTCTTCTCCTGG CTACGTGCTTGACGCAATGAGGGCTGTCAATGAGGCAGATGCATCATGTAATAGGGCATCAATGGCCTCAAA ACAGCCTGCGTCAAGCAAAAACGGCGATGTAGTTATTACAATCGACAGGAACCAGTTGGGAAGGAATCTTCTAGGCCGTGGTGCAATGGCGTGGACAAAGCTAGTGATGGATATGTATCCTAGTGGAACATCTCTTAG GAGTGTGACTTGCAGTTACTGTGATGTTGTGCAG CCTCCACGAGCTAAACATTGTCATGATTGTGACAAATGTGTTCTTCAATTTGATCATCATTGTGTTTGGCTTGGGACGTGCATAGGACAGGGTAATCATTGCCGTTTTTG GTGGTACATTTGCGGAGAAACAGCCCTATCCCTTTGGACTGGCACGTTATATATTCAATTCCTGAAGTCTGACATAGCAAAGCCTTG GTGGTTATATGCAATTATGATCTTGCTGCTAGTTACTCTGTTTTTCTGCCTCATcttccttctcctcctcctacTTTTTCATAG CTACCTAATTTTGACAAATCAGACCACTTATGAGCTTGTGAGACGACGGCGCATCCAATATCTAAG GAACATTCCTGAAAGAGTCTATCCATTTAGTAAAGGAGCATGCAGaaatttgtatgatttttgcTGTGCTCGGAGTAGCAAATATAGGATGGAACCGCTGCCAACAGGACAAGAACTTGAAGAGAAGTTGAGACCCTATACATGCTCAGATGTTTTATCCTGTCGGTGTTGCTGTTGA